The following proteins come from a genomic window of Candidatus Paceibacterota bacterium:
- the dnaX gene encoding DNA polymerase III subunit gamma/tau: protein MHEVALYRKYRPKNFKEVSGQDEVVRVLEGAIKQEKIGHAYIFSGPRGTGKTSVARIFAEAIGTTGNDLYEIDAASNTGVDNIRDLREAINTLPFESPYKVYLIDEVHMLSKGAFNALLKTLEEPPKHAIFILATTEFHKIPETVVSRCQVFSFKKPSLSLLKEMIIDLAKREGFTLESASADLVALLSEGSFRDAQVILQKILSSAKAKKISSEEVEAITGAPKASLVNQYLQALGSGEVEPGLQALTEAEKQNLDIKVYGKLLLRKARAVLILKTAPGMAKNLESEFSDSDFAFLKELSANKNSRINSPALIEILTAVDLVGYASTQTLPLELALIKLTNNK from the coding sequence ATGCACGAAGTCGCACTCTACCGAAAATATCGTCCAAAAAACTTCAAAGAAGTCTCCGGCCAGGACGAGGTTGTCCGGGTTCTGGAAGGCGCGATTAAACAGGAGAAAATCGGCCACGCCTATATTTTTTCCGGCCCGCGCGGTACCGGCAAGACCTCTGTCGCAAGAATTTTCGCCGAAGCCATCGGCACTACCGGCAACGACCTCTACGAAATCGACGCCGCTTCAAACACCGGAGTCGACAACATTCGGGACTTGCGCGAGGCCATCAACACTCTGCCTTTCGAATCACCCTATAAAGTCTATCTAATAGACGAAGTGCACATGCTCTCCAAAGGCGCCTTCAACGCCTTGCTAAAGACCCTCGAAGAACCGCCCAAACACGCGATTTTCATTCTGGCTACCACCGAATTTCACAAAATTCCCGAGACGGTCGTTTCCCGTTGCCAAGTTTTCAGTTTCAAAAAGCCGTCTCTTTCCTTGCTCAAGGAGATGATTATTGATTTGGCGAAGCGCGAGGGTTTTACTCTCGAATCGGCCTCGGCCGATTTGGTGGCCCTCTTATCCGAAGGTTCCTTCCGCGACGCTCAAGTAATTCTCCAAAAAATCCTAAGTTCGGCCAAAGCTAAGAAAATTTCGAGTGAAGAAGTCGAGGCGATTACCGGCGCGCCGAAGGCGAGCCTGGTTAATCAATATTTGCAGGCGCTTGGTAGCGGGGAAGTCGAGCCGGGACTTCAAGCCTTGACGGAGGCCGAAAAACAAAATTTGGATATCAAAGTTTACGGCAAACTACTTTTACGCAAAGCGCGGGCAGTTTTAATTTTGAAGACCGCCCCGGGAATGGCGAAAAATCTTGAATCTGAATTTTCCGATTCCGATTTTGCTTTTCTCAAGGAATTGTCGGCAAACAAAAATTCTCGAATCAACTCTCCGGCTCTAATTGAAATCCTCACCGCCGTCGATCTCGTCGGCTACGCCTCAACCCAGACTTTACCTCTAGAATTGGCGCTGATAAAGTTGACGAATAATAAGTAG